In the Quercus lobata isolate SW786 chromosome 5, ValleyOak3.0 Primary Assembly, whole genome shotgun sequence genome, one interval contains:
- the LOC115988899 gene encoding calcium-dependent protein kinase 16-like, with product MKWVEVTILRLCRHHGRCHSNPGYAVGLLMGNKNKRMEPSTEKKTDDEEVLRNKPDFHRKPWPTISNSAKDFVKKLLVKDPRARLTTAQALCMY from the exons ACTTTGTCGTCATCATGGAAGGTGCCACTCAAATCCTGGCTATGCTGTTGGTCTCCTGATGGGTAATAAG AACAAGCGGATGGAGCCTTCAACTGAGAAGAAAACTGATGATGAAGAG GTCTTACGAAACAAGCCTGATTTTCACCGCAAACCATGGCCAACCATAAGCAACAGTGCGAAAGATTTTGTAAAGAAGTTACTGGTGAAGGATCCTCGGGCAAGACTAACTACTGCCCAGGCCCTATGTATGTATTGA